A region of Scytonema millei VB511283 DNA encodes the following proteins:
- a CDS encoding HAD family hydrolase produces the protein MPDMCLIPTPPYSALIFDCDGTLAHTIPTHIQAWLATLRPLGVDLSQEWLYDRRGMSSLELIETVNHTFGFALDANVVNPARKKYFLDLLHQVVEIEAVADVARSHYGKVPLAVASGGDIRVVEPTLKAIGLYSLFDAIVTVNDVERGKPAPDIFLLAADRMGVTPTDCIVYEDSDAGLEAAHRAGMRAIDVRELWLAAAAEIGVTDS, from the coding sequence ATGCCAGATATGTGTCTCATACCAACGCCACCCTATAGCGCCTTAATTTTTGACTGTGACGGCACTCTAGCGCATACTATCCCCACTCATATTCAAGCGTGGTTAGCAACGCTACGTCCTCTAGGTGTCGATCTCAGCCAGGAATGGCTTTACGATCGCCGAGGTATGTCATCGCTGGAATTAATCGAAACTGTAAATCATACTTTTGGATTCGCCTTAGACGCTAACGTGGTTAATCCCGCACGGAAAAAATATTTTTTAGACTTACTACATCAAGTGGTAGAAATTGAAGCAGTGGCAGATGTTGCCCGCAGTCATTATGGCAAAGTTCCCCTCGCAGTAGCTTCAGGCGGCGATATTCGCGTGGTAGAACCTACCCTAAAGGCGATCGGGTTATATTCTTTATTTGATGCGATCGTGACTGTTAACGATGTAGAAAGGGGTAAGCCTGCACCTGATATTTTCTTATTAGCTGCCGATCGCATGGGCGTTACGCCTACAGATTGCATCGTTTACGAAGATAGCGATGCAGGTCTAGAAGCTGCCCACCGTGCGGGAATGCGGGCGATCGACGTGCGGGAATTGTGGCTAGCAGCAGCAGCGGAGATCGGAGTCACAGATAGTTAA
- a CDS encoding alpha/beta fold hydrolase: protein MTASPLTASSSFPPVKTWTWQGFSICYQQQGDTGIPVILVHGFGASWWHWRKNIPDLAQTCRVYAIDLIGFGGSAKPTPGELQPGKQIPYSFETWGRQIADFCREVVGTPAVFIGNSVGCIAAMQAAVYAPDLTMGVAMLNCSLRLLHDRKRSGLPWYRRFGAPLIQKLLAVQPVGKLFFQQLAKPKTVKKILLQAYAHPEAVTDELVDLLMAPAKDAGAVAVFVAFTAYSQGPLPEDLLPQLSCPAIFLWGTADPWEPVDLGRELANYPQVQKFIPLQGVGHCPQDEAPELVNPILQEWIEEIGVRSEE, encoded by the coding sequence ATGACTGCCTCACCTCTAACTGCATCCAGCTCATTTCCACCCGTAAAAACGTGGACTTGGCAGGGATTTTCGATTTGCTATCAACAACAAGGCGATACCGGTATTCCCGTCATCCTGGTACATGGCTTTGGAGCTTCTTGGTGGCACTGGCGCAAGAATATCCCTGATTTGGCGCAGACTTGTAGGGTGTACGCTATCGATCTAATTGGCTTTGGTGGTTCCGCTAAACCGACTCCAGGTGAATTACAGCCAGGGAAACAAATCCCATATTCGTTTGAAACTTGGGGACGACAAATTGCTGATTTTTGCCGCGAAGTCGTGGGAACGCCAGCAGTTTTCATTGGGAATTCTGTCGGTTGTATTGCCGCAATGCAAGCAGCAGTGTACGCCCCCGATCTAACTATGGGTGTGGCAATGCTCAATTGTTCCTTACGTTTACTTCACGATCGCAAGCGCAGCGGCTTACCTTGGTATCGACGCTTCGGCGCGCCGCTGATTCAGAAATTATTAGCAGTTCAACCAGTTGGTAAATTGTTCTTTCAACAACTTGCCAAACCGAAAACAGTCAAAAAAATCTTGCTTCAAGCCTACGCTCATCCTGAAGCAGTCACAGATGAGTTAGTAGACCTGTTGATGGCTCCAGCGAAAGATGCTGGGGCTGTAGCAGTCTTTGTTGCCTTCACAGCCTATTCTCAAGGACCGCTACCTGAAGACTTGTTGCCCCAGCTATCTTGTCCGGCAATTTTCTTGTGGGGAACAGCAGACCCTTGGGAACCAGTAGATTTGGGGCGAGAACTAGCTAACTATCCGCAAGTACAGAAGTTTATTCCCTTACAAGGAGTTGGGCATTGTCCCCAAGACGAAGCGCCAGAATTGGTGAATCCGATATTGCAAGAGTGGATTGAAGAGATAGGAGTGAGGAGTGAGGAGTGA
- a CDS encoding ABC transporter ATP-binding protein — MYSSAPLLEVEDVWAGYVKDLDILQGINFRIFPGEIVAVIGPNGAGKSTLAKTIFGLLNPHRGKITFKNRSIAGLKSNQIVQRGMCYVPQISNVFASLSVEENLEMGAYIRKTALAPLKDRIYGTFPVLATRRRQKAGTLSGGERQMLAMGKALMLEPSLLLLDEPSAALSPVLVSSVFEQIQQINQGGTAIVLVEQNARRALAMAHRGYVLDTGRDRFSGPGNELLNDPKVAELYLGAGRVH, encoded by the coding sequence ATGTACAGTTCTGCTCCTCTATTAGAAGTTGAAGATGTTTGGGCTGGGTACGTCAAAGACCTAGACATTCTCCAGGGTATAAATTTTCGGATTTTCCCTGGAGAAATCGTAGCGGTGATTGGTCCGAATGGTGCGGGAAAATCGACTCTAGCTAAGACGATTTTTGGATTACTCAACCCGCATCGAGGCAAAATTACGTTTAAAAATCGGAGTATTGCTGGTTTGAAGTCAAATCAAATCGTGCAGAGGGGAATGTGTTATGTACCGCAAATTTCTAATGTCTTCGCCTCTTTAAGCGTAGAAGAAAATTTAGAAATGGGAGCATACATTCGCAAAACTGCACTAGCTCCTTTAAAAGATCGAATTTATGGGACTTTTCCGGTTCTAGCCACTCGCAGACGGCAAAAGGCTGGAACTCTCTCTGGGGGAGAACGTCAAATGCTGGCGATGGGTAAAGCTTTGATGCTAGAACCGAGTTTATTATTACTTGACGAACCGAGTGCTGCCTTATCTCCTGTATTGGTATCGAGCGTTTTTGAACAAATTCAACAAATCAACCAAGGTGGAACGGCGATTGTCTTGGTGGAACAGAATGCTCGTAGAGCCTTGGCAATGGCACACCGGGGTTATGTATTAGATACGGGACGCGATCGCTTTTCCGGTCCTGGGAACGAATTGCTCAACGATCCCAAAGTCGCAGAATTATATCTCGGTGCGGGTAGGGTTCATTGA
- a CDS encoding indolepyruvate ferredoxin oxidoreductase subunit alpha, translating to MSHTIVTEVCEGVADCVDACPVACIHPGPGKNIKGTEWYWIDFTTCIDCGICIQVCPVEGAIVPEERPDLQKTP from the coding sequence ATGTCACACACAATTGTTACTGAAGTTTGCGAAGGTGTTGCGGATTGCGTTGATGCCTGTCCTGTAGCGTGTATTCATCCAGGTCCAGGGAAAAATATCAAGGGGACAGAATGGTACTGGATCGATTTTACGACATGTATAGACTGCGGCATCTGCATTCAAGTTTGTCCTGTAGAAGGGGCGATTGTCCCAGAAGAAAGACCAGACTTGCAGAAAACTCCTTAG
- a CDS encoding GNAT family N-acetyltransferase — translation MPAIETARLRLRCFTERDLEDYVRIFAIQNIPVTLPKGSVPLEQVREAAQAAYNYFTCHWQQHGFGVWAVCDRVNHKLIGQCGLNCLPDSYEVEVLYRLERAYWNQGLATEATKASLRYGFEQVQLDKIVALTLPHHLASRRVMEKAGLHYKKDAHIYGLDVVYYTLHRVEYQPDDSMYVLLV, via the coding sequence ATGCCTGCAATTGAAACTGCTCGACTGCGACTGAGGTGTTTTACTGAGAGAGATTTAGAGGATTACGTGCGAATTTTTGCCATCCAGAATATACCCGTTACGCTTCCCAAGGGAAGCGTACCTCTGGAGCAAGTAAGGGAAGCAGCTCAAGCAGCTTATAACTACTTTACCTGCCATTGGCAGCAACACGGGTTTGGCGTTTGGGCAGTTTGCGATCGCGTCAACCATAAATTAATCGGACAGTGCGGACTCAACTGCTTGCCAGACAGCTATGAGGTAGAAGTTCTTTATCGCCTCGAGCGGGCATACTGGAATCAAGGGCTGGCAACTGAAGCAACAAAAGCTAGCTTGAGATATGGCTTTGAGCAGGTGCAGTTAGACAAGATTGTCGCGCTGACACTACCACACCATTTAGCCTCCCGCCGCGTGATGGAAAAAGCGGGATTGCATTACAAGAAAGATGCCCATATTTACGGTTTAGATGTAGTGTATTATACATTACACCGAGTAGAATATCAGCCAGATGATTCTATGTATGTTTTGTTAGTTTAA